The window TTCATCCACGCGTAGCCCCAGTCGCCGTCCTTTTCGTGGCTGGCGACGAGCTTCTTGTCGACGATGGCCCCCACGTTGGCGGTGAGGCAGTTGAGCACGAACGACGGCGCGTAGGCTTTGTCGGTTTCCATCGTCAGCGTGAGCGGGCCGGTGGCCTTGATCTTGTCCTTGACGGAATCCTTGCCGAAGCCGAATTGGGTGAGGATGAAGGCGGGCGACTTGTCGAGCATCACCGCGCGCTGCAGTGAATAGGCCACGTCCTCGGCCGTGAGCGGGTTGCCCGAGGCGAACTTCAGGCCGGGCTTGAGTTCGAAGGTATAGGTCTTGCCGTCGGGCGAGATGGTCCAGGCCTTGGCCACGTCGCCGACGAGCTTGGAGGAGTCGGCGGGGTCCAGGCGCACCAGGCGGTCGTAGGTGTTGCCCATGATCTCGCCGGCAGACAGCTCGAAGGCTTCGGCCGGGTCCATGGTGATGATGTCGTCGAAGCCGAAGGCCACGACCAGGGTGTCCTTGGGCGTGGCGGCGACGGCGGAATGCATGCCCGCGGCGAGCACGAGGGCGGACGCGGCGGCCGCGACGAGGATTCGGCGATTCAACACGGGGCTCAGGGTGCGCATGGGGAAGTCCTTCTGTTGTATAGCGGCAAACGGGTGAAGCTTACCGATCGACTTCCAACGCAAGAACCATGCTAACCCTCGGTGGCGGTCTCCGTCGTTGCCAGGTGCATCGGGCTCAGTTCGCCGAGCAGGGCGCTGTCGATGAGCGGATAACGGTCGTTCGCCGGCAGGGCGTAATGCCACCATTCGTGGGGCAGGTGCACGAAACCGGCGTCTTCCATTACCTTCATCAGCAGCAGCCGGTTGGCCTGGGCAACCGGCGACACGGCGTCACTGAAATGGTGCGAGGCCGTGGTCATGTCGTCGAAGCCGGTGCCCATGTCGAGTTCGGCGCCCTGGCCATCGACCAGGGTCAGGTCCACGGCCGTGCCGCGGGTATGGTTGGAGCCGATCTTCGGGTCGGCCACATAGGCCTGGTCCGGCGCGGTTTCCCACAGCCTGACCTGGGCTTCGTGCGGACGGAACGCGTCGAAGATCTTCAGGCGGTAGCCGGCGTCCGCGGCGAGCGCGACCGCACGGCGCAGGCAGGCTTCGGCGTCGCGGTGCAGCAGGCAGACGGCCCGGTCGTAGATGCGCTGTCCGGCAACGTTGTCCGGCGTGGCATAGGCCAGGTGCAGCTGCACCTGGTGGGTTTCTGGGGTGATCTGGACGAGAGGGTGTGGCATGGGCATCGGCGCGCAGGCGGCGAACACGGCGAAAAACCTTCGATTATCGGGTGGAAGCCGCCTCGCTGCTGGCGCCGGGATGTGGCGGTAAAATCCGGGCTCCCAAGGAGCGTTGCAGCGGCCCACCCGGATGGGTGCCGTCAGGCTTGGGAACACCAACGACGCTCGCCTGATTCCTCGACCCACAGGTGAGCCGCATGCCCGAAATTTCCGTTCCTCCCTTGAAGCTGTCCGGCCTGGAGCCCGTCTCCATCGGCGAAGGCGCGCTGTTCGTCAACATCGGCGAGCGCACCAACGTCACCGGCTCCAAGGCCTTCGCCCGCATGATCCTGAACGGCGAGTTCGACCAGGCCCTGTCGGTGGCGCGCCAGCAGGTGGAGAACGGCGCGCAGGTGATCGACATCAACATGGACGAGGCCATGCTCGACAGCAAGGCGGCCATGGTGCGCTTCCTGAACCTGATCGCCTCCGAGCCCGATATCGCGCGCGTGCCGATCATGGTCGACAGCTCGAAGTGGGAGGTGATCGAGGCCGGCCTGCGCTGTATCCAGGGCAAGGGCATCGTCAACTCGATCTCCATGAAGGAAGGTATCGAGAAGTTCAAGCACGAGGCCCGGCTGGTGCGGCGCTATGGCGCGGCGGCCGTGGTCATGGCCTTCGACGAAAAGGGCCAGGCCGATACCTTCGCGCGCAAGATCGAGATCTGCGAGCGCGCCTACCGCGTGCTGGTGGACGAGGTGGGCTTTCCGCCCGAGGACATCATCTTCGACCCGAACATCTTCGCCGTGGCCACCGGCATCGAGGAGCACAACAACTACGCCGTCGATTTCATCGAGGCCACGCGCTGGATCAAGCAGAACCTGCCGGGCGCGAAGGTGTCGGGTGGGGTCTCCAACGTGAGCTTCTCGTTCCGCGGCAACGACCCGGTGCGCGAGGCCATCCACACCGTGTTCCTGTACCACGCGATCCAGGCCGGCATGGACATGGGCATCGTCAACGCCGGCATGGTCGGCGTGTACGACGCGCTCGAGCCGGTGCTGCGCGAACGCGTGGAAGACGTGGTGCTGAACCGCCGGCCCGATGCCGGCGAGCGCCTGGTCGAGGTGGCCGAAACCGCCAAGAGCGGCGCCAAGGACGAGAGCAAGAAGAACGACTGGCGCGGCACGCCCGAGGCGCCGGTGAGCGTGGAAGACCGGCTCGCCCATGCCATGGTGCACGGCATCACCGACTTCATCGTGCCCGATACCGAAGAGGCCTACCAGGCCATCCTCGCCAAGGGCGGCCGGCCGCTGCACGTGATCGAAGGCCCGCTCATGGCCGGCATGAACATCGTGGGCGACCTGTTCGGCCAGGGCAAGATGTTCCTGCCGCAGGTGGTGAAGTCAGCGCGGGTGATGAAGTCGGCCGTGGCGCACCTGATCCCCTACATCGAGGAGGAAAAGCGCCAGGACGAGGCCGCCGGCCGCGACGTGCGCACCAAGGGCAAGATCATCATCGCCACGGTGAAAGGCGACGTGCACGACATCGGCAAGAACATCGTCACCGTCGTGCTCCAGTGCAACAACTTCGAGGTGGTGAACATGGGCGTGATGGTGCCCTGCCACGAGATCCTGGCCAAGGCCAAGGTGGAGGGCGCGGACATCGTGGGGCTGAGTGGCCTGATCACGCCGAGCCTGGAAGAGATGCAGTACGTGGCCGGCGAGATGCAGAAGGACGACCACTTCCGCATCAAGAAGATTCCGCTGATGATCGGCGGCGCCACCACCAGCCGCGTGCACACCGCGGTGAAGATCGCGCCGCATTACGAGGGCCCCGTCGTCTACGTGCCCGACGCCTCGCGCAGCGTGGGCGTGGCGCAGAGCCTGCTGTCCGACCAGGCGGCCGCATACATCGACGAGCTCAACGCCGACTATGAGAAGGTGCGCATCCAGCACGCCAACAAGAAGCAGGTGCCGCTGTGGCCGCTGGCCAAGATCCGCGCCAACAAGACGCCGGTGGACTGGGGCGCCTACCAGCCCACCAAACCGAAGTTTCTGGGCCGGCGCGTGTTCAAGAATTTCGACCTGACCGAACTCGCCAAATACATCGACTGGGGCCCGTTCTTCCAGACCTGGGACCTGGCCGGGCCTTTTCCCGCCATCCTGAAGGACGAGGTTGTCGGTACCGAGGCGGTGCGTGTCTACGCCGATGGCCAGCGCATGCTCAAGCGCGCCATCGAAGGCCGCTGGCTCACCGCCAACGGTGTCGTCGGCCTGTACCCCGCGAACACGGTCAACGACGACGACATCGCGTTCTACACCGACGAGTCGCGCAGCGAGATCGCGCTGACCTGGCACGGCCTGCGCCAGCAGGCGGAAAAGCAGGCGGTGGATGGCGTCATGCGCCCGAGCCGCTGCCTGGCCGACTTCGTGGCACCCGCTTCCAGCGGCATCGCCGACTACGCGGGCGTATTCGCGGTCACGGCCGGCATCGGCGCCGAGAAAAAGGAAAAGGCCTTCCAGGAAGACCTGGACGACTATTCGTCGATCATGCTCAAGGCGATTGCCGACCGGCTGGCCGAAGCCTTCGCCGAATGCCTGCACCACCGCGTGCGCACCGACCTGTGGGGCTATGCGCCGCGCGAGTCGCTCAGCATCGAGGAACTCATCGGCGAGAAATACCAGGGCATCCGGCCCGCGCCCGGTTATCCGGCCTGCCCCGACCACAGCGTCAAGCCGGCCATGTTCGATCTGCTGCAGTGCGAGGAGATCGGCATGAGCCTGACCGAGAGCCTGGCCATGTGGCCCGCGGCCAGCGTCAGTGGCTTTTTCATCGGCCAGCCGGAAAGTGTGTATTTCAATGTAGGCCGCATCGGCGAAGACCAGTTGCAGGATCTGGCGCGCCGACGCGGCATGGCCGAGGGCGAACTGCGGCGGCTGTTGGCGCCGGTGCTGGGGTGACCGCGGATGAGTTGAGCTCTCCATCCGCTCTGGATGGCATTTTCCGAGACGCGCCGTCACCCACTTCGGGTTTACCCTGGCTTACAAAAAAGGCGCCACGGTACCGCTGTGCGGATTTACCTTTCCTTCTGGCCTCTAAATTGCGTCAGGGTCTTTGACTCTGAGGAACCTCATGTTACGTGCCGAGATGCGGACTTCGCCGCACCCTTCTTCTGTCGAATCTTCCCACCGGGCGCCCGTGCCCGCGCCAGGCTTGTTCTCCTCGCCGTGGATGAAGGCAGGCGTGTGGCTGCTGGCCGCCGCCTCGCTTGGCGTTTCCCTCGTCTACACAGGCAGCGAGGAGCACGTGGCTTCCCCGGGCTATGCGCTGGACCGGGACTGGGCCGCAAGTTCTCCGCTGGGTGTGGGCCCTGCGGCGCAAGCCGCGGCACCCCAGGCCGCGGCCACGCCGACCTGCGCCGTCTGCGGCAGGGTGGAAGCCGTCGCGTCGATGCCGCATGTCCAGGCGTCCGGCAAGAAGACCGTGTTCGAAGTCAGGGTGCGCATGGAGGATGGTCGCGCCCAGACGGTACGTGTGGAAAAGCGCCTGGCGGTGGGCACCCCGGTGATGCTGGAGCACGGCGTTCTGCGCGTCGCCAGCGCCTGATCCCCGCTTGACCGGGGTTGGCGTTTCACGCGCGGCGGCGCGGCGCCTTAGGATGTGGCCATGCGCCTGTCCTTGCCAAGACTTCTTTCCACGCTGACCGCGCCCGTGCGCACCGTGCATCGCGCCGTCGAACTCTGGCTCGAGGCCGACGGCCTGCGCATGAGCGCCGCCATGTCCTTCTACGGCATCCTGAGTCTCGCGCCGCTGCTGGTGCTGGTGGTGGCCGTGGTCGGATGGTGGGTGGACAAAAGCATCATCGAACACAACCTGATCCAGCAGATCCGCGAGTTGATCGGCGTGCAGGGGGCGCAGCTCGTCCAGCAGGCGCTCGACAGCGCCAAGCGGCCCGCCGAGGGCGCCCTGGCATCGGTGGTGGCGTTCGTGCTGTTGTTGTCTGGCGCCACCGGGGTGTTTGCCGAACTGCAGAACGCCTTCGAAATGCTCTGGCAGCACGGCGTGCCCAATCCCGTCAAGCCGAAGTGGTGGCGCAGTGCCTCGCTGCGCCTGCGCGGCATCGCCTACATCCTGGCTTTCGGCTTCCTGCTGCTGGTGTCGCTGGTGATTTCGGCGGCGCTGAACTTCGTCTCGGGATGGGCCGGCAGCCGATGGCTGCTCGAGGCCGTGTTTTTCGTGCTCAACGAACTGGTGTCTTTTGCCTTCTGCACCGGCCTGTTCGTGGCGCTGATGCGCATGAGCGTGGGCCGCAAACCGTCGCTGCGCTTCCTGGTGATGGGGGCGATGGTCGGCGCCCTGCTGTTCACGCTGGGCAAGCACCTGCTCGCGGCGTACCTGTCGGGCGCGGCGGCCGTGTCGGCCTACGGTGCCGCCGGCTCGCTGGTGGTGATGCTGATGTGGATCTATTTCTCCTCCGCCATCCTGCTGTTTTCCGCCTGTTGCGCGCGTTGCATTGCGGACGCCGCGCTCGACCGCGGTGCGCCGGGCTGACGGCGACCCCGAGACGTAATAAACGCCGGTGCAGGTAATGAGTTGTGTCGCCAGTCCGCCGACCGTGCCACCGCTGCCCCTACTCGGGTGGCAATCCAGCCAGGGAAATACGAAAATCGTCCATTCCGCAAGCGCAGTCTGCAGAAGCAGCTACTGATTTAATAGCAGATCATGGTCAAAAAAGGCCGAGCGGCTGCGGCCTTTTCCGCCTTTTGGAAACGCCGATTTGCGTCAATATGATGACAGCCCGCTATACCAGAGTCTGCCCTGAAATCAAAGGGTACTAGTCACGTTTACTGACATTTTGTGACCTCATCGTAGGACGAATGCCCGTAGCATTGTAGTTTTAAAGATGTCATACAAGCGGTGTCTACTGCAATGGCACACAGTCCGAGGGAACTCCAATGCCACAACAACATCACACGCAGCCCGGGGATCGGTTCAATCGCTATTTCAAGATTGCCCCGGCTTTGTGCGATCAACTTCGTAACGAGGTGTTTCACATTCGCCACGAGGTTTACGCACGGGAATTCGGATTCGAACCGCTTCGTGCTGACGAAAAAGAGACAGACGCCTACGACCGCCATTCCTTGCACTGCATCGTCAAGACCGCCGACGACGCCGATCACCTCGTGGGTTGTGCCCGCATCGTCATGCCGGACCCCGACGCACCGCATGCGCCGCTGCCTTTCGAGATCGCCTGCCGCGACACGCTGGACCGCAGCATCATTGACCCGGCCAAGCTGCCGCGCCACCGCATCGCCGAGGTGTCTCGCCTCGCCGTGATGGCGGATTTTCGGCGGCGCAAGGGTGAGAAGCTCTCGGCCGACGCGAGCCTGAACGAGCAGGACTTCGGCGGCGTCGGTGTGCACCGTTTCCCGAACATCCCCCTGAGCCTGTACAGCGCGGCCGTGCTGATGGCGCAGCGCCAGGACATCGAATACCTGTTCGTCCTGACCGAGCCGCGCCTGTCCAAGCATTTCGCCAAATTCGGCGTGAACATCACCCCGATCGGCGAACCCATCGACTTCCATGGCATCCGGGTGCCGTCGGTGATGCGCGTGGCCGAAATCTACCCCGGCTTGCGCACGCTGTTTCGACCGATCTGGCACGCGATCGAGAAACAGCTCGACGTCGCCTACGCAGCCGGTTTGCCGGTGGTGTCTTCCCAGGCCGATTTCGAAACCAATAGCGAACTGCTCGCACTGCACTGACGCGCTCGGCGTCAAGCCTGCGGGCGCAATGCCCGCCGGTATTGCACGGCTTCGGCCACGTGGGCCGTTTCGGTGTTCTCCGCCCCGGCCAGATCGGCAATGGTGCGCGCCACCTTGAGCGCACGGTGGATGCTGCGCGCCGACCAGCCCAATCGCGCGGCCGCGGTGTTGAGGAACTTCGCCGCCCCCGCGTCCAGCCGCAATTGCGCATCGATCTCCTGCCCCTCCAGCGCCTGGTTGGATTTGCCCTGGCGTGCGATGGCCCGTGTGCGCGCCGCGCTGCTGCGTGTGCGGATGGCATCGGTCGATTCGCCGGGCGGCGCATGGATCAGCTCCTGCGGTGCGAGCGCCGGCACCTCCACGTGGAGATCGATCCGGTCGATCAGCGGCCCGCTGAGTTTGCTCTGATAACGCAGCACCTGATCGGGAGAACAGCGGCAGGCGGTCTGCCTGGAGCCGAGGTAGCCGCAAGGGCAAGGGTTCATGGCCGCGATCATCTGGAACCGGGCCGGAAATTCCGCTCGCCGCGCCGCACGCGCAATGGTGATGCGGCCGGTCTCCAGCGGTTCGCGCAGGGCCTCGAGCGCCGAGCGTGGAAACTCGGGCAGTTCGTCGAGGAACAGCACGCCGTGGTGCGCCAGCGAAATTTCCCCCGGGCGCGGCGGCGAGCCGCCACCGACCAGCGCCACGGCGCTGGCCGTGTGGTGCGGTGTGCAGGTGGGCCGGGTGGCCCAGCGTTCGAGCACGAAACGCCCCCCGATGCTGGCCACGGCGGCACTTTGCAGGGCTTCCTCCACGGTCATTGGCGGCAGCAGCCCGGCGAAACGCTGGGCCAGCATGGATTTGCCGGAACCGGGCGGACCGACCATCAGCAGGCTGTGGCCTCCGGCCGCGGCGATCTCCAACGCACGCTTGGCAGCGGCCTGGCCCTTCACGTCGGACAGGTCGGCGTAGGGCGCGGTGGGCGGCAGCACGCGCGGTGCCAACCGTGCCCAGCCATCGGCGTCAAGGTGGCTGTCTTCGGCCGTTGCCGTTGCGGGTTCCGGCAGAAAGTGGCGCACCACGTCCAGCAGATGCCGCGCGCGGTACACCTCGGCATCGGGCACCAGTGCGGCCTCCTCCGCACTGGCCGGCGGCAGCACCAGACGCGTGCGCACCTGCTGCGCCTGCAGCGCCAGGCTCACCGCGAGGGCGCCGCGCACCGGTCGCAGCGCACCCGAAAGCGAAAGTTCGCCCGCGAACTCGTAGCCGGCAAGGCGGCTGCCGTCGATCTGTCCGCTGGCTGCAAGAATGCCCAGGGCGATCGGCAGGTCGAAGCGGCCCGAGTCCTTCGGCAGATCGGCCGGGGCCAGGTTGACCGTGATGCGCTTGTTGTGCGGAAACGCTAGCCCGGCATTCTGGATGGCCGACCGCACGCGTTCGCGGGCCTCCTTGACCTCCACATCGGCGAGACCGACGAGGGTGAAGCTCGGCAAACCGTTGACGAGATGCACCTCAACGGTGACAGCCGGCGCTTCCAACCCCAGCAAAGCGCGGCTTTGCACCAAAGATAAGCTCATTCGTTCATTCCTCCCTCATTCGGTGCATGCGCGCAAAGTAAAACAATGCATCAGTTTGTTCGCACCACCATGGTGCCAATACCACCATGGGTGTCTGGGTTTAACGCGCTACGCGGGTGCCGCGTGCACCCTGGCCTTGGGGAATTTGGCACGCTCCGTGCTTATGACGACGCGTCATTCCTTTTTTTACATTTGGAGCGAACCATGAAACTGACAGCCCCCAAGACCTTGGTTCTTGTGGATCCCGCAGCGTCCGGCCGTGTTTCCGCACAGCCGGCACCTGCGCCCGACAACACCTTGGCTTGCGCTGTCGGGGCGGTCTCCGTTGGCCGCGTCTGCGGCAATTCCTGAATCTTCCACTGGAGAATGCAATATGAAACTCGTAACGGCCATCATCAAACCGTTCAAGCTTGACGAGGTGCGTGAAGCCCTGTCCGGCATCGGTGTGCAGGGCATCACCGTGACCGAAGTCAAAGGCTTCGGCCGCCAGAAGGGCCATACGGAGTTGTACCGCGGCGCCGAGTACGTGGTCGACTTCCTGCCCAAGGTCAAGATCGAGGCGGCCGTCTCCGAGGAACTGGTCGACCGCGTGATCGAGGCCGTCGAAGGCGCGGCCCGCACCGGCAAGATCGGCGACGGGAAGATCTTCGTCTACAACCTGGAGCAGGTTGTCCGCATCCGCACCGGCGAGACCGGCAAAGAGGCGCTGTAAGCCGCATTCGCAAAAAGAAAGAAACTTCGAAATGAAAAAACTGCTTGCTTCTTTTGTGCTTGGCCTGAGTTTGCTGGCCGGCGGCACGATGTCCATGGCCCAGGCGCCGGCCGCCACCGCGTCCGAGCCGGCCGCTGCGGCTTCCGTCGCCGCACCGGCGCCGGCTGCCGCCGCTCCCGCCGCCGCGGCGCCTGCTGCTGCCGCACCGGCTGATGCGGCTTCCGCCGCCGCTGCGCCCGCTCCCGTTCCGAACAAGGGCGACACCGCCTGGATGTTGGTTTCCACCCTGCTGGTCATCCTGATGACCGTGCCCGGCCTGGCCCTGTTCTATGGCGGCTTGGTGCGCAGCAAGAACATGCTGTCCGTGCTGATGCAGGTCATGGTCACGTTCTCGCTGATCGTGGTGCTGTGGTTCATCTACGGCTACAGCCTCGCATTCACCGAGGGCAATGCCTATATCGGGGGCTTTGACAGATTGTTCATGAAGGGCATCTGGGACAACGCCGCGGGCACGTTCGCCAACGGCGCGACCTTCAGCAAGGGCGTCGTGATTCCGGAAATCGTGTTCGCCGCCTTCCAGGCCACGTTCGCCGGCATCACCTGTACGCTGATCGTCGGTGCCTTCGCCGAACGCATCAAGTTCTCCGCCGTGCTGCTGTTCATGGTCATCTGGTTCACCTTCAGCTACGCGCCGATGGCCCACATGGTCTGGTTCTGGATGGGCCCTGACGCCTACACCGGCAAGGAAGTGGTCGACGCGATGAACGGCAAGGCCGGCCAGATCTGGCAATGGGGCGCGCTGGACTTCGCCGGCGGCACCGTGGTGCACATCAACGCCGCCGTCGCCGGTCTGGTCGGTGCCTTCATGGTCGGCAAGCGCATCGGCTACGGCAAGGAAGCCATGGCGCCGCACAGCCTGACGCTGACCATGGTCGGTGCCTCGCTGCTGTGGGTGGGCTGGTTCGGCTTCAACGCCGGCTCCGCACTCGAAGCCAACGGCTTCGCCGCCCTGGCCTTCATCAACACCCTGGGCGCCACGGCGGCCGCGGTGCTGGCCTGGTCCATCGGTGAAGCGCTGCACAAGGGCAAGGCTTCGATGCTGGGTGCCGCTTCCGGCGCCGTGGCCGGCCTGGTCGCCATCACGCCGGCTGCCGGCAACGTCGGCATCGGCGGCGGCCTGATCATCGGCTTCATCGCCGGCTTCGCCTGCCTCTGGGGTGTGACCGGCCTGAAGAAGATCCTCGGCGCGGACGACTCGCTCGACGTGTTCGGTGTGCATGGTGTCGGCGGTATCGTCGGTGCGCTGCTGACCGGCGTGTTCAACTCGCCTTCCCTGGGCGGCCCCGGCTTCGTGGCCGACTGGGTCACGGCCACCGGTGTCACCGCTGCCGACTACTCCATCGCTTCGCAAGTGTGGATCCAGGCCAAGGCCGTGCTGCTGACCATCGTCTGGTCGGGTGTGGTTTCCATCATCGCCTACAAGATCGTCGACATGACCATCGGTCTGCGTGTCAGCGAAGAAGACGAACGCGAAGGCCTGGACATCACGTCCCACGGCGAAACCGCCTACAACAGATAAGCTGGAGGCAACCGGGAGCGCAGGGCGCTTCCGGCTCCTGTCTCGAAAAGCCCGCAGGAGCTCCGGTTCCCGCGGGCTTTTGTCTTTGGTCGATGTCAGTCGGCGCACAATGGCGCGAAACAATTTCGCGACCTCTAGAGACATTCCCATGACTTCTCCCCTCGTCCTGCAAAGCGGCGCGCTGCGCTGCGAACTCAGGCCCGAACTCGGCGGCTGCATCACCGGCCTTTGGTTCGGCGACGTGCCGGTGCTGCGCTCCGCACCGGCCCACACCGTGGCCACCGCGCGGCTTGGCGGCAGCTACGCGATGGTGCCGTTTTCCAACCGCATCGCGCAGGCCCACCTGCTCTGGCAGGGCACGAGCCATCCGCTGGTGCAGAACAACGGCCCCGAGCCGCATGCCATCCACGGCCATGGCTGGCAGCGCGCATGGGAAGTGCTCGAGTGCGACGCCACCTCGGCGCTGATCGGCTTCGAGCACCGGCCCGACGCGGCCTGGCCGTTCGCCTTCGACACCTCCCAAAGCCTGCGCATTACCGGCCACGCGCTGGAGATCACCTTGAGCGCCACCAACCGATCCGCCACCGAAGCGCCGATCGGGCTGGGCTGGCATCCCTATTTCGCGAAACGCGGCGAGGCGCATATCGCCTTCACCGCCGCCGGCCGCTGGGAAAACGGCGCCGACATGTTGCCCACGCACCGCGAGGCCAGCACAGGCATCGACGCCGACTGCGCCGCCATCGACGTGGACCATTGCTTCGACGGCTGGAACGGCGTGGTGCAGCTCACCGACGAAAGGCTGCGCATCCGCATCGGCTCCAACCTCGACCATCTGGTGGTGTTCACCAACGCCGGCAAGAACTTCGTCGCCATCGAGCCGGTGAGCCACGTCAACAACGCGCTGAACCTGATGGCCGCCGGCCGCTACAACGCCGCGGCACTCGGCGTGAGCGTGCTGCAGCCCGGCGAAACCAAGACCGCCACCATGAGCATCAGCGTGGAGGCCGTATGACGGATCGCTGGCGCACCGTGGTGGCCGAACCCAACGAACTCGGCGAGTCCCCCTTCTGGCATCCGGCGGAGCAGCGGCTCTACTGGGTGGACCTGGAGGCGAAGCTGATCCTGCGCACCCAGCCCGGCAGCGGCTTGGTCGAGCGCTGGGCCGTGCCGCAGGAGCCGGGCTGCATCGCCCCCGCGGCGCGCGGCGGGCTGGTCGTGGCCCTGCGCGACGGGGTGTACCGCGCACACGAATGGGGCGGCGCGCTCACGCGCATCGCGACTTTTGACTACGACCCGGCCACCACGCGTTTCAACGACGGCAAATGCGATCCGCTGGGCCGCTTCTGGGCCGGCACCATCTTCGAGCCGCGCAGCGCCAACGAGGCGAAGTTGTATTCCGTCGATGGCCGCGGCGGCCGCGCGCCGGAGGTGAAGCTGCAGGCCGGCGACGCCATCACGGCCAACGGCCTGGCCTGGTCGCCGCGTGGCGACACGGTGTATTGGTCGGATACGCCGCACCACGTCATCCACGCCTGGGACTGGGCGGCCGACACCAACACGCTGACGCGGCATCGAGTGTTCCAGCAGTTCGCCGGCAAACCGGCGGGCTGGACGCCGGGCCTGCCGGACAACGGGGGTTATGGCGGCCGACCCGACGGCGCCACCGTGGACGCCGAAGGCAACTACTACGCCGCCATGTTCGAAGGCCGGCGCGTCTGCAAATTCGCACCCGACGGCCGCCTCCTCGCCGAAATCGAAACCCCGGCGCAATGCCCGACCATGCCCTGCCTGGGCGGGCCGGAACTACGCACGCTCTACCTCACCACCGCGCGCCACAAGCGCCCGGCGGCCGAACTCGCGGCCCTGCCGGGATCGGGCTGCGTGTTCGCCATGGACGTGGATGTGCCGGGCCTGCCGGTCAACTTCTTCCAGGACTGACCTGTTGTGAAGCCGCGCAAGAATTGCACGCCGCGCCTGCAAAAAATTCACAAGCCGCTCCAGCGCCGCAGCGGATACCAACAGTTACCATGACCGGCATGGACGCCGCACTGCAAAGCCTGATCACGCGCATCGCCGATGCGGCGGCCACGGCCACGCCGCTGCGTTTTCGCGGTGGCGGCAGCAAGGATTTCTACGGCCAGGCGCTGCGGGGCGAGATCGTCGACACCACGGTGTTCTCCGGCATCACCAGCTACGAGCCGAGCGAACTGGTGGTGTCGGCACGTGCCGGCACGCCGCTTTCCGAACTCGAGGCCGTGCTGGCCGCGAAAGGCCAGTGCCTGCCGTTCGAGCCGCCGCATTTCGCCGAAGGTGCCACGGTGGGCGGCATGGTCGCTGCCGGCCTCAGCGGCCCGGCCCGGGCCAGCGTCGGCGCGGTGCGCGACTACATGCTAGGCGTGACGCTGATCAATGGCCGCGCCGAGCTGTTGAGCTTCGGCGGCACGGTCATGAAGAACGTGGCGGGCTACGACGTGTCGCGGCTCATGGCCGGCTCGCTCGGCACGCTCGGCCTGATCACCGAAGTGCACCTCAAGGTGCTGCCGGTGCCGCCGGCCG of the Rhodoferax koreense genome contains:
- the ddpX gene encoding D-alanyl-D-alanine dipeptidase → MPMPHPLVQITPETHQVQLHLAYATPDNVAGQRIYDRAVCLLHRDAEACLRRAVALAADAGYRLKIFDAFRPHEAQVRLWETAPDQAYVADPKIGSNHTRGTAVDLTLVDGQGAELDMGTGFDDMTTASHHFSDAVSPVAQANRLLLMKVMEDAGFVHLPHEWWHYALPANDRYPLIDSALLGELSPMHLATTETATEG
- the metH gene encoding methionine synthase — translated: MPEISVPPLKLSGLEPVSIGEGALFVNIGERTNVTGSKAFARMILNGEFDQALSVARQQVENGAQVIDINMDEAMLDSKAAMVRFLNLIASEPDIARVPIMVDSSKWEVIEAGLRCIQGKGIVNSISMKEGIEKFKHEARLVRRYGAAAVVMAFDEKGQADTFARKIEICERAYRVLVDEVGFPPEDIIFDPNIFAVATGIEEHNNYAVDFIEATRWIKQNLPGAKVSGGVSNVSFSFRGNDPVREAIHTVFLYHAIQAGMDMGIVNAGMVGVYDALEPVLRERVEDVVLNRRPDAGERLVEVAETAKSGAKDESKKNDWRGTPEAPVSVEDRLAHAMVHGITDFIVPDTEEAYQAILAKGGRPLHVIEGPLMAGMNIVGDLFGQGKMFLPQVVKSARVMKSAVAHLIPYIEEEKRQDEAAGRDVRTKGKIIIATVKGDVHDIGKNIVTVVLQCNNFEVVNMGVMVPCHEILAKAKVEGADIVGLSGLITPSLEEMQYVAGEMQKDDHFRIKKIPLMIGGATTSRVHTAVKIAPHYEGPVVYVPDASRSVGVAQSLLSDQAAAYIDELNADYEKVRIQHANKKQVPLWPLAKIRANKTPVDWGAYQPTKPKFLGRRVFKNFDLTELAKYIDWGPFFQTWDLAGPFPAILKDEVVGTEAVRVYADGQRMLKRAIEGRWLTANGVVGLYPANTVNDDDIAFYTDESRSEIALTWHGLRQQAEKQAVDGVMRPSRCLADFVAPASSGIADYAGVFAVTAGIGAEKKEKAFQEDLDDYSSIMLKAIADRLAEAFAECLHHRVRTDLWGYAPRESLSIEELIGEKYQGIRPAPGYPACPDHSVKPAMFDLLQCEEIGMSLTESLAMWPAASVSGFFIGQPESVYFNVGRIGEDQLQDLARRRGMAEGELRRLLAPVLG
- a CDS encoding YihY/virulence factor BrkB family protein, which encodes MRLSLPRLLSTLTAPVRTVHRAVELWLEADGLRMSAAMSFYGILSLAPLLVLVVAVVGWWVDKSIIEHNLIQQIRELIGVQGAQLVQQALDSAKRPAEGALASVVAFVLLLSGATGVFAELQNAFEMLWQHGVPNPVKPKWWRSASLRLRGIAYILAFGFLLLVSLVISAALNFVSGWAGSRWLLEAVFFVLNELVSFAFCTGLFVALMRMSVGRKPSLRFLVMGAMVGALLFTLGKHLLAAYLSGAAAVSAYGAAGSLVVMLMWIYFSSAILLFSACCARCIADAALDRGAPG
- a CDS encoding PEP-CTERM/exosortase system-associated acyltransferase gives rise to the protein MPQQHHTQPGDRFNRYFKIAPALCDQLRNEVFHIRHEVYAREFGFEPLRADEKETDAYDRHSLHCIVKTADDADHLVGCARIVMPDPDAPHAPLPFEIACRDTLDRSIIDPAKLPRHRIAEVSRLAVMADFRRRKGEKLSADASLNEQDFGGVGVHRFPNIPLSLYSAAVLMAQRQDIEYLFVLTEPRLSKHFAKFGVNITPIGEPIDFHGIRVPSVMRVAEIYPGLRTLFRPIWHAIEKQLDVAYAAGLPVVSSQADFETNSELLALH
- a CDS encoding YifB family Mg chelatase-like AAA ATPase, producing MSLSLVQSRALLGLEAPAVTVEVHLVNGLPSFTLVGLADVEVKEARERVRSAIQNAGLAFPHNKRITVNLAPADLPKDSGRFDLPIALGILAASGQIDGSRLAGYEFAGELSLSGALRPVRGALAVSLALQAQQVRTRLVLPPASAEEAALVPDAEVYRARHLLDVVRHFLPEPATATAEDSHLDADGWARLAPRVLPPTAPYADLSDVKGQAAAKRALEIAAAGGHSLLMVGPPGSGKSMLAQRFAGLLPPMTVEEALQSAAVASIGGRFVLERWATRPTCTPHHTASAVALVGGGSPPRPGEISLAHHGVLFLDELPEFPRSALEALREPLETGRITIARAARRAEFPARFQMIAAMNPCPCGYLGSRQTACRCSPDQVLRYQSKLSGPLIDRIDLHVEVPALAPQELIHAPPGESTDAIRTRSSAARTRAIARQGKSNQALEGQEIDAQLRLDAGAAKFLNTAAARLGWSARSIHRALKVARTIADLAGAENTETAHVAEAVQYRRALRPQA
- the glnK gene encoding P-II family nitrogen regulator, whose protein sequence is MKLVTAIIKPFKLDEVREALSGIGVQGITVTEVKGFGRQKGHTELYRGAEYVVDFLPKVKIEAAVSEELVDRVIEAVEGAARTGKIGDGKIFVYNLEQVVRIRTGETGKEAL